One region of Etheostoma spectabile isolate EspeVRDwgs_2016 chromosome 21, UIUC_Espe_1.0, whole genome shotgun sequence genomic DNA includes:
- the g6pc3 gene encoding glucose-6-phosphatase 3, whose protein sequence is MEAVYTQGIWMAESLQQRTISQEKMWLVVTHIGDPKAAFLLVFPFTYFISKRAGVAVLWVAAISEWLNLVFKWMLFGERPFWWIGESGLFVNKQPNVHQFSSTCETGPGSPSGHAMVTAAVWWVVVSSLGSSLYLRTHSVVLSAAPYLLYVGMLVAVGISRIFILAHFPHQVIAGSITGFILGIVLSRRVPEGRPLLFFFSFSIGLLLGTLMLHAGLQQLGIDLSWSITLAKKWCSRAEWVRLDSAPFSSLTRDCGALLGLGLAQYWKPGGYSLPWAPRALSLAISSMGLYHVNRLPLPVRPQGLFYGLFFVKFVIVPQIVMVLVPGLVYLFTHKKKKD, encoded by the exons ATGGAGGCCGTTTACACCCAAGGCATCTGGATGGCTGAAAGTCTCCAGCAGAGGACGATAAGTCAAGAAAAAATGTGGCTAGTTGTCACTCACATTGGAGACCCCAAAGCAGCTTTCCTGCTCGTCTTTCCTTTCACATATTTCATCAGCAAACGAGCTGGAGTCGCGGTGCTTTGGGTGGCAGCGATATCGGAGTGGTTGAACTTGGTGTTTAAATG GATGCTGTTTGGAGAAAGGCCTTTCTGGTGGATAGGTGAATCAGGTCTCTTCGTCAACAAGCAACCCAACGTGCACCAGTTTTCCTCCACCTGTGAAACCGGCCCAG GGAGTCCATCGGGACATGCGATGGTGACGGCAGCAGTCTGGTGGGTCGTGGTGTCCTCACTGGGGTCATCTCTGTACTTGCGCACTCACAG TGTGGTGTTATCAGCTGCTCCCTACCTGCTCTATGTGGGGATGCTGGTGGCCGTTGGAATCTCCAGGATCTTTATCCTCGCCCACTTCCCTCACCAGGTCATCGCTGGCTCCATTACAG GTTTCATTCTGGGGATTGTTCTGAGCCGCAGAGTACCTGAAGGACGCCCCCTGCTGTTCTTCTTTAGCTTCAGCATCGGTCTGCTGCTCGGTACTCTGATGCTGCATGCTGGACTGCAGCAGCTGGGAATCGACCTCTCCTG GTCTATCACCTTGGCTAAGAAATGGTGCAGTCGTGCAGAGTGGGTTCGTTTGGATTCAGCCCCATTCTCATCTCTGACTCGAGACTGCGGGGCCCTTCTGGGTTTGGGGCTGGCCCAGTACTGGAAGCCTGGCGGATATTCTCTGCCTTGGGCTCCACGGGCTTTGTCTCTGGCCATTTCGTCCATGGGACTGTACCACGTCAATCGTCTGCCGCTCCCGGTCCGACCACAAGGACTCTTCTATGGCCTGTTCTTTGTCAAATTCGTCATAGTGCCTCAGATAGTCATGGTGCTTGTGCCTGGACTGGTTTACCtgttcacacacaaaaagaagaaggacTAG